From Pseudarthrobacter equi, a single genomic window includes:
- the dnaG gene encoding DNA primase, whose product MAGLIKREDIDEVRQRTDIKEVVDGYVTLKGAGLGTWKGLCPFHDERSPSFTVRPQVGRYHCFGCGEDGDVIAFVQKQDHSSFHEAVEKLAARIGYELRYEDGGTGPNREEVGRRQRLLDAHKIADEFFRAQLLTPGAAEARNFLFGRGFDRAAAEHFGCGYAPQGWDALLKHLRGRGFTDAELKLTGMFSEGNRGIYDRFRGRLIWPIKDIAGDTIGFGARKLYEDDQGPKYLNTPETTLYKKSQVLYGIDLAKKSIAKERQLVVVEGYTDVMACHLAGITTAVATCGTAFGTEHIKIARRLLSDDGTGGEVVFCFDGDAAGQKAALRAFEEDQRFTAQTYVAVEPTGADPCDLRQTRGDAAVQALISSRRPLFEFAIRASLKRHNLDTVEGRVAALREAAPVVGQIRDAGIRPAYARELAGWLGMSVEEANRAVAVAMKRASGGPQGGAGTASAQQVGHAAGRPAEAGGPGVAAGPASGAVPSYHRPDPRDPVASMERQALEVALQEPALLSGAVWDRFAAARFATPAFQAVHDAMRATGPGMVTDPARWVEHVMHEVPEPLRPLVSELAVMPLPASTEEGVQKYCRDILSRLFELQITRVKADKMGQLQRLDPAADPEAFQRLNRELMMLEMERRSLRSDA is encoded by the coding sequence GTGGCTGGCCTGATCAAACGTGAAGATATCGACGAAGTACGCCAGCGCACGGACATCAAGGAAGTGGTGGACGGCTACGTCACCCTCAAGGGTGCCGGGCTGGGGACGTGGAAAGGCCTGTGCCCTTTCCACGACGAGCGCTCGCCGTCGTTCACGGTCCGCCCGCAGGTAGGCAGGTACCACTGCTTCGGCTGCGGCGAGGACGGCGACGTCATCGCCTTCGTGCAGAAGCAGGACCACAGTTCCTTCCACGAGGCAGTGGAAAAACTTGCCGCCCGCATCGGCTACGAGCTGCGCTATGAGGACGGCGGCACCGGACCCAACCGCGAGGAAGTTGGAAGGCGCCAGCGGCTGCTGGACGCGCACAAGATTGCCGATGAATTCTTCCGGGCCCAGCTGCTGACCCCCGGCGCCGCCGAGGCACGGAACTTCCTCTTCGGCCGTGGATTTGACCGCGCTGCCGCCGAGCACTTTGGCTGCGGTTACGCACCGCAGGGCTGGGACGCGCTGCTCAAGCACCTCAGGGGCCGGGGATTCACCGATGCCGAGCTGAAACTGACGGGGATGTTCTCGGAAGGCAACCGGGGCATTTACGACCGCTTCCGGGGACGCCTCATCTGGCCCATCAAGGACATCGCCGGTGACACCATAGGTTTCGGCGCGCGCAAGCTCTACGAGGACGACCAAGGGCCCAAGTACCTCAACACCCCCGAGACCACGCTGTACAAGAAGTCCCAGGTCCTCTACGGCATCGACCTCGCCAAGAAAAGCATCGCCAAGGAGCGCCAGCTGGTGGTGGTGGAGGGCTACACCGACGTGATGGCCTGCCACCTTGCAGGAATTACGACGGCGGTAGCCACCTGCGGCACGGCGTTCGGCACCGAGCACATCAAGATCGCCCGGCGCCTGCTCTCCGACGACGGCACCGGGGGAGAGGTGGTCTTCTGCTTCGACGGCGACGCCGCCGGCCAGAAGGCGGCCCTGCGTGCCTTCGAGGAGGACCAGCGGTTCACGGCGCAGACCTACGTCGCTGTGGAACCCACCGGCGCCGATCCGTGCGACCTTCGCCAGACCCGTGGGGACGCAGCCGTCCAGGCCCTGATCAGCAGCCGCCGGCCGCTCTTTGAATTCGCCATCCGGGCGTCGCTGAAGCGCCACAACCTGGACACCGTGGAAGGCCGCGTCGCAGCGCTGCGGGAAGCCGCTCCGGTGGTGGGGCAGATCCGCGACGCCGGCATCAGGCCCGCCTACGCCCGCGAGCTGGCGGGATGGCTGGGCATGTCCGTCGAAGAGGCCAACAGGGCCGTGGCCGTCGCCATGAAACGCGCGTCTGGGGGCCCACAGGGGGGTGCAGGGACCGCCTCGGCACAACAGGTCGGCCACGCTGCCGGAAGGCCCGCAGAAGCCGGCGGGCCCGGCGTTGCTGCCGGACCGGCGTCGGGCGCCGTCCCGTCCTATCACCGCCCCGACCCGCGGGACCCTGTGGCCTCCATGGAGCGCCAGGCGCTGGAGGTGGCGCTGCAGGAGCCGGCGCTGCTCTCCGGGGCAGTCTGGGACCGCTTCGCCGCCGCCAGGTTTGCCACCCCGGCCTTCCAGGCCGTGCATGACGCCATGCGCGCCACCGGCCCCGGCATGGTGACCGACCCTGCGCGCTGGGTTGAGCACGTGATGCATGAGGTCCCGGAGCCTCTGCGGCCGCTGGTGTCCGAGCTGGCGGTGATGCCTTTGCCGGCGAGCACTGAGGAAGGTGTGCAGAAGTACTGCCGCGACATCCTGTCGCGCCTGTTCGAGCTGCAGATCACCCGGGTCAAGGCGGACAAGATGGGCCAGCTCCAGCGGCTCGATCCCGCTGCAGACCCTGAGGCGTTCCAGCGGCTCAACCGCGAGCTGATGATGCTCGAGATGGAGCGCAGGTCACTGCGCTCCGATGCCTGA
- a CDS encoding multidrug effflux MFS transporter, translating into MTTASNPGDLLSHRRRLLYIFLLGALTALGPFTIDLYLPAFPALEASLGVTEAQVQLTLAGTTLGFAFGQLVVGPFSDKFGRRNPLIMATALHIAASIGAALSTDITTLGIFRVLMGVGAAGGGVVAMAMVRDLFSGYAMVKMFSRMALVNGLAPILAPVIGSQLLLVMPWPGIFVFLASYGTLVIVAALVLVRETLPPEKRGQSGMTARQRYRVLFSDRIFVGLLMVAGLNFGGLFTYLSASPFLFQGMFGFSAQEYGLLFGINSLGIVAGVQTSSRLIRRVPPQWILAAATAWMFLMALLIVVFDLLGFGLWGVMVPLWFYILGTGFMFPCVQVLALANHASQAGTAASLLGAATFMMAGLISPVVGWLGISSASMGGVQAVCILLAMAALWLVVRPRTVPAIT; encoded by the coding sequence GTGACCACTGCTTCCAATCCGGGCGACCTGCTCAGCCACCGCCGCAGACTTTTGTACATCTTCCTCCTCGGCGCCCTGACCGCCCTGGGGCCCTTCACGATCGACCTGTACCTGCCGGCTTTCCCCGCCTTGGAGGCCAGCCTCGGGGTTACCGAGGCGCAGGTGCAGCTCACCCTGGCAGGAACCACCTTGGGCTTCGCGTTCGGCCAGCTGGTGGTGGGTCCGTTCAGTGACAAGTTTGGCCGCAGGAACCCGCTGATTATGGCCACAGCGCTGCACATCGCCGCGTCGATCGGCGCGGCGCTGTCCACGGACATCACCACCCTGGGGATCTTCCGCGTGCTCATGGGTGTGGGCGCTGCGGGCGGCGGCGTGGTGGCGATGGCCATGGTCCGCGACCTGTTTTCCGGCTATGCCATGGTGAAAATGTTTTCCAGGATGGCCCTGGTCAACGGCCTGGCGCCCATCCTGGCGCCGGTGATCGGATCGCAACTGCTGCTGGTGATGCCCTGGCCCGGAATCTTCGTGTTCCTGGCCTCCTACGGCACCCTGGTGATCGTGGCAGCGCTGGTCCTGGTCCGGGAAACGCTGCCGCCTGAGAAGAGGGGGCAAAGCGGCATGACGGCCCGGCAGCGCTACCGGGTCCTGTTCAGCGACCGGATCTTCGTGGGCCTGCTGATGGTGGCCGGCCTGAACTTCGGCGGACTCTTCACCTACCTCTCGGCCTCGCCGTTCCTGTTCCAGGGCATGTTCGGCTTCTCAGCCCAGGAGTACGGGCTGCTCTTCGGCATCAACTCGCTGGGCATCGTGGCCGGCGTACAGACCAGTTCACGTCTGATCAGGCGCGTCCCGCCGCAGTGGATTCTCGCCGCAGCCACGGCCTGGATGTTCCTGATGGCCCTCCTGATCGTGGTGTTCGACCTCCTGGGCTTCGGCCTGTGGGGCGTGATGGTGCCGCTGTGGTTCTACATCCTGGGGACCGGGTTCATGTTCCCCTGCGTGCAGGTCCTGGCGTTGGCGAACCATGCCTCGCAGGCGGGCACCGCCGCTTCCCTGCTGGGTGCCGCCACCTTCATGATGGCCGGGCTCATCTCCCCCGTGGTCGGGTGGCTGGGCATCAGCAGCGCCAGCATGGGAGGGGTCCAGGCCGTCTGCATCCTGCTGGCCATGGCAGCCCTGTGGCTGGTGGTCCGTCCCCGCACGGTCCCGGCCATCACCTGA